AGGAGGCCTGGAGAGCGCGTTTTTCGGCCTTGTCCGCGTACATCCGCAGGTCGCTGAGGCGGACGAGGTCGGCGGTGTCCTGGGTGTCCGCCGGGAAGCAGGCCACGCCCGCGCTCGCGTCCACCCCCTCGAAGCCCGCCGCCCGCGTCCGGTCCACGGCGCCCCGCACGCGCTCCAGGATGATCGCCGCCTCGGCCGGACCCACGCCCGGCAGCACGACGGCGTACTCGTCGCCGCCCAGGCGGTGGACCCGGTCCTCCTCGCGCAGGCACTGGCGCAGGGCGCGGGCGAACTCGCGCAGCAGGGTGTCGCCGCGGGCGTGGCCCAGCGTGTCGTTCACCCGCTTGAGGCCGTCGAGATCGACCGAGAGCACGGCGACCGCCGCGCCCTGGCGGCGCGCCCGGCTGAGTTCCGCCGTGAGGTCAATCTCGAACGCCCGGCGGTTGCCCAGCCCCGTCAGGATGTCGGTGCGGGCCGCCGTCTCCAGGCTGTGCAGGTGACGCTGCCGTTCCACCCCGGCGGCCAGCGTGCGCGCCGCCGCCGCGAGCAGGCTGCGCTCGAAAGGAGACCACTCCTCGCAGGGGCCGGTCCGGTAGACCCCCAGCACCCAGGCCTGCTCGGGGAGGCCCAGGGCCACCGGGAGCAGCGCGGCCCCCCGCAGCCCAGCCTCTGCGCAGGCCGGGAGGGTCGCGGGCAGCTCCGTCGGGGTCAGGAAGACCGCCCGGCCACCCAGAACGCCCGCGGCCTCGACCTGCCGGGTGGGGAGGTCCCAGGTGGGCAGCGGGAGGTCCCCGTGGGTGGCGAGCGGACGTAGCACGTCCCCCGCGCGCTGCCACAGGACGAGCGCCCCCTCACCCAGGGCGCGGTTGACGGCGGCCAGGGCGGTCTGTGCCAGTTCCCGGGCGTCCGCCTGCCCGTCCAGCAGGTGGGAGAGTTCCAGCAGGGCCTCGGCCTGCTCGCGGGCGCGCACGGCCTCCCGCTGGGCCTGCACCGCCGCCGTCACGTCGTAGCCGGTGCCAACCAGTCCCGCCGGGCGTCCCCCGGCGTCCTGCAGCGGCCCGTAGTGGGCCTCGAAGACCTGCCCCCTCACCTCCACGTGGGTCGTGAAGCTCTCCCCGGCGAAGGCGCGGTCCAGATTGGTGAGGACCGCCGCGTCCCCGGCAAAGGCCTCCCGCACCGAGCGGCCGACCAGCCCCGCCGGGATCGCTCCCAGGGCGGCCAGGCCCCGGCCCTCGACGAGGGTAAAGGTGCCCGACAGGTCCGTCGTCCAGAGGACCACCGGGGCGGCCTCCAGCGCGAGGCGCAGCTTCTCCTGGCTCTCGCGCAGGGCGGCCCGCTGCGCGCTCTGGCTCAGGCTCTGGCGCACCGCCCGGCTCACAGCGTCCACGAGCTGGCGGTCCCGCGCGGTCCAGGGCCGCTCCTGGTGCAGCCGCAGCAGGGTCATCATGTAGGTCGCCTCCCCCTCCTGCCCCAGGCACACGCTGACTGCCGAGCGCACCCCGGCAGCGACGAGGTCCGCGTGGCTCCCGGGGTCGCGGGCGTAGTCGGAGACGAACAGGGGGGTGTCACACCCGGCCGCCTGCCACATCAGGCCGCCCTCCTCCCGCCGCATCTCCCGGGTGGCCTGCCGGGCGAGGTCCGCCCCCGCCGGGCTGTGCCAGGCGCTGCGCGAGGTGGCGCTATCCCCCCGGATCACCACCAGCCCCCCCCAGTCCACGTCGAGGGCGGCGCCGGTCAGTTCGACGACGTGTGGCAGCAGCTCCCCCGTCGGCAGGTCGAGGTCGGTGAGGTCGCCGATGCCCTGGAGGAGCCGCGAGAGGTTCAGGGCGTCTTGCAGGCTCCGGGCCTGCGTCTCCCGGAGCTGGGCCGCGCGGTCCGCCTCCAGCCTCCCCAGCCGCAGTTCCAGCTCGTCGATCACGAGCGCGGCGAAATCCTTCAGGGCGGCCCGTTCCTGAGCGGAAAAGCTCGCCCGCGGCCGCTCGTCCAGGATGCACAGGGTTCCCAGTGTGTGCCCATCCGGCGTGACGAGCGGCGCCCCCGCGTAGAAGCGCAGCCCCGGCGCCCCGGTCACGAAGGGGTGGCGCGCGAAGCGGGCGTCGGCGGCCAGGTCGGGCACCACCAGGACGTCCAGGCTGTGCAGGGCGTGGGTGCAAAAGCTCAGGGAGCGGTCGGTCTGCCGCATATCCAGGCCGAAGCAGGCCTTGAAGAAGGTGTGCTGCGACCCGACCAGCGAGATCAGGGAAATGGGGACCCCGAACAGCCGCGCGGCCAGCGCCGTGAGCCGGTCGAAGGCCGCCTCGGGCAGCGTGTCCAGCACCGCGTAGCGTTCCAGCGCCGCCAGCCGTCCCTGTTCCCGAACCGCAGTCGTTTCCATCCCCGTCAGCTTAGGGAGGAGCGTCTGTCACGGCTCTGACACGCTTTGCCGCGCCAGGAGGTGGAATTTTCGGCTTTGTCGGGGCCGGAGCCGCTTGCCTACCCCCGCACGACCTCCAGAATCTTGTCCCCGTACTTCCGCAGCCGTTCCGGCCCCATGCCGCGCACGGCCTTCAGGTCGTCGAGGGTGTAGGGCACCCGGCGCGCGATCTCGGCCAGCGTCGCGTTGCTGGCGATGATGAAGCGGCTGACCTCCTGGCGCCTGGCCTCGGCGTTGCGCCACTCGCGCAGCCGGGCGTAGATCGCGGCCTGCTCGTCGGTGAGGTCGGCGGCGGGGTCGAGCGCCCCACCCTCGCCCGCGTTGCTGGGCAGGTCAGGGGTGAGGTCGGGCGCGGCGGGGGCGGGTTCGGGTTCCGCCGGTTGGGAGGGTGAGGCGTCCTCCGCTGGCGTGTCCTCCACCTCCGGCTCGGGCTGCGGTTCCGCCTCCGGCACCTCGGCGGTGGCGAGGGGCGGCTGGACCTCCAGCTCGGGCTCGTCCGGCCCGCCGCTGACCGGGGTGGGGAGCGGGGGAAGGCTCTCGGGCTCGAAGTCGCTGAACACGATCTCGGGGGTCCAGGTCACCTCCTCCTCGGCGGGGGGGGCGGGCTCTGCGGGCGCGGCGTCCTCGACCGGCGGCGCGTCGAAGGTCACGCGGGCCGGGGCCTCGGGAGCGTCCGGGAAGGCCTCGTCCGGGCGGGGGAGGTCGGGCTGGGGCGAGGGCGGGCGGAACTCCCGTTCCTGGCGGGGGCGTTCGGGTCGGCTGTCGCGCCCGGAAACACGGGCGATGGGCTCAGCCTCCCTGACCTCCGTCAGCTCGCGCACGAGCGGCAGCGGGTCCGCCACCGGCCGCGGCTGGCCGCGCAGCAGGGCGAGGGCCGTCTCGGCGTCTTGCAGGCCGGGGGTGAAGACCACGCCGCCCTCCACGCTGCGGGTGGCGGCCAGCACCCCGCCGGGGAGCCAGGGCGTGTTGGGCGCCGCGTCGGGCGGGAGAAGCAGCGCCGTGGGGCCGAAGGGCAGCGCCCCGCCCCCCAGCCGCTCGGCGAGGAGCCCCACCGTGCGCGCGCTCCGGGCCAGCCGCAGCGGCAGCGTCGCCACGTCGCGCAGGGCGAGCGCGACCGTCACGTCGGCGGGGGCGGGGGCCGCGGGCGCGGGGCTCTCCCCCGTGCCGAACAGCAGCGCCAGCCCCCCCTCGCCGAAGCCGGTCAGCGTGACTCCGTCGCGGTACACCACGAGGGCGGCGCCCCGGGTGAACCACCCGCCCCCCGGCGCCAGGGTGGCGTCCACGATGACCGGCACCCCGGCCCGCTCGGCGCGGCGCAGAAGCCGCTCGTCGGGCTCGGCCAGCCAAGCGGCCCGGGCGCCGGTCCAGTCGGCGTCCAGCCCGGCGGCGGCCAGGCCCTGCTCGGCCAGCGCCGCGCGGTTCACGCCCAGCCGCTCGTCCACCCGCACCACGCCGGGACCCAGCAGCGCGGCGAGTTGCCGGGCCAGAGCGGCCTCGCCCCCCAGCGTCAGGCCCCAGTCGGCCCCCTCCAGGGCGGCCAGCGCGGCGCTCAACCGGGCGTGGGGATCACCCCGTTCGGCGTGCAGGCCGACCAGCCGGGCGTCGGGGCGGGGATCGGGACGGGGAAGGTCGGGCGAGTCGGTCATGCGCCCCATTGTGCCGCACGGGACCGCCATGGCGCGGAGGACGTGCGCGGGAAAAAGTTCATGCGGCAGCACCAGCCCCCCGCTCAAGGTGTTCTCCTCAGGTGCTCTCGAAGCGCAGGTGCCGGACGCTGCGGCCCACGCTGCGAATCTCGCGCAGGGCCTGCATGCCGATCTTCACGTGCTGAGTGGCAAAGGTCTCGGTCACCCAGCGGTCACTCTCGGTCGTCTTGACCCCCTCGGGCACCATGGGCTGGTCCGAGACCAGGAGCAGCGCCCCGGTGGGGATGTGGTTGGCAAAGCCAACCGTGAACACGGTCGCGGTCTCCATGTCGATCGCCATGCAGCGGGTCCTGGTCAGGTACTCCTTGAAGGCCGCGTCGTGCTCCCACACCCGGCGGTTCGTCGTGTAGACGGTGCCCGTCCAGTAGTCGAGCCCCGCGTCCCGGATGCTCGACGAGATCGCCCGCTGGAGGCTGAACGCCGGGAGCGCCGGAATCTCGGGCGGCAGGTAGTCGTTGGAGGTGCCGTCGCCCCGGATGGCCGCGATGGGCAGGATGAGGTCCCCCACCTTGTTCTTGCGCTTGAGCCCGCCGCACTTGCCCAGGAACAGGACCGCCTTGGGCTCGACGGCACTCAGCAGGTCCATGATGGTGGCCGCGTTCGCGCTCCCCATCGTGAAGTTGATCAGGGTGATGCCGTCCGCCGTGATCGTCGGCATGGCCTTGGTCGGGTCGTGGATGCTCCCCCCGGTCAGCTCCGCGAAGATGTCGAGGTAGCCCAGAAAGTTGGTCAGGAGGATGTAGTCCCCAAACTCGGAGAGCGGCAGGCCGGTGTATCGGGGGAGCCAGTTTTCGACGATCTCCTGTTTGGTTCGCATCTGACCTGCCAGGGTAGGAAGCGGCCAGTACAGTGTCAATCGGGACAAGCCTTACCCAGAACGCCGACCGGGCTCAGGGCCTCCAAAAGTTTCGGGCGGACCCGTCGAGGCCTCACGTACAGGTACGTGGCAAAACGGTCTCTCGACCCTCCGGGCCAAGTCTGACCTCTGCCCTTGGACTCGCCCGGCTTCCCCCCCCCCTCAGCCTACTTCCCGAATCGGCGCTCCCGGCCCTGGAACTCGCGCAGCGCCCGCAGGAAATCCACCCGCCGGAAGCCCGGCCAGTACACGTCACAGAAGTAGAACTCGGAATACACGCTCTGCCACAGCATGAAGCCTGAGAGCCGAATTTCGCCGCTGGTGCGGATGATGAAGTCGGGATCGGGAACCCCGGCCGTGTACAGGTGCGCGCTGATGTGCTCGGGCCTCAGCGTCTCGATCACCTCGGGGAGTGTGTGGCCCTGCGCCGCCTGCCCGGCGAGGTGCTGCTTGACCGCGTCCACGATCTCCTCGCGGCCCCCGTACCCCACGGCGATGTTCAGCAGCATGCCGTCGTACCCGGCGGTCCGGGCCTCCAGCTCGCGCAGGGCGTCGAGGACGTGCCCGGGAAAGTCGTGGTGCTGGCCGATGGCGCGCACCCGCACCCGGTTAGCGTGGATGCGGGGATCGGTGGCGAGGTTGCGCGCCTCCCGCTCCAGCAGGCTCAGGATGTGGGCGAGTTCCTCCGGGGCGCGGCTCACGTTGTCGGTGGACAGCACCCAGATCGTCACGGTGGGAATGCCGAGTTCCAGGCACCACTGCAACACCTCGTGCGCCTTGTCGGCGCCGAAGGTGTGGCCCATCTCGCGCTGAAGACCGCTGGCCCGGGCGAAGCGGCGGTTGCCGTCGAGGATCAGGCCCAGGTGGCGGGGCAGCCGCCCGTGGGCCCCCACCTCGCGGGCAAGGCGCTGCTCGTACCCCCACAGCAAGGCGCCGCGGGCCACGTCGCGCGTTTTTTTCGCGGTGCGGACGGCGAGCTTAAGGGGCCTACGGCTCATAACGCGGGCCAGTGTAGCGCGTGGGGGGGAGGGGAGCGTCTATCAAAAGGGGCAGGGGTCCTGGAACGAGTGGCCCACCCCAGTTCCCCTGAGGCCCGCACCCCGCAGGCCAGGGGGAAGGGGGCCCTTCCTCAGGCCCTCGCCACCTCCTGACCCCCGCGAGTGCCGCCCAGTCATCCCGAAAATCCCGTCCTGCCCGCATTCTTACCGGTCGGTCGGGGACGCCCGCCCCGGCCGGGACGCGGTATGCTGCGCCCCGTGAGTTTGGCGGCGTTCCTCGATTTGCAAGGCGAGCGGGCCCTGGTGGTGGGCGGCGGCCCGGTCGCTCTGCGCCGGGTGCGGACCCTGCTGGGCGCAGGCATGGGCGTGACGGTCGTCGCCCCCGAATTGCACCCCGACCTCCTGGGCCTGCCGGTGCGCGCCGAGCGGCGGCCCTACCGGCCGGAGGATGTTCGGGGGGTGCGCGTGGTCGTTGCCGCCACCGACAGCGCTGCCGTGAACGACGCCGTGACCGCCGATGCGCGGGCGGCGGGCGTTCTGGTCAATCACGCGGGCGACGCCGCGCGGGGCACCCTGCGCTTTCCGGCGGTGATCCGGCGCGGAGGGGTGCAGGTGGCCGTCACGACGGGGCGCGAGCTGCCCCTGCTCGCGCAGGCTGTAGGTGAGCGCGTTGCGGCGCTGCTGCCGGACGATTCCGCCGTGGAGGCCTGGGCGGGGCGGCGCGAGCGGGCGCTGACCCTGGCCCCCGCCGAGCGCGAGCGCGAACTCGCGGGGCTGCGGGCCGACATCCGCGCGGCGTTGGGCCTGGCCGCTGGGGGGGCCGCGTGACGCTCGCCTGCCCGACCGCCCGCGCCTTTCTCGCGCAGCCGAGAGCTCTGCCCCCCGCGCCGCTGGACTTCGTGGTGGTCGGCCTCAACCACCAGACCGCCCCAGTTGAGGTCCGCGAGCGCGCCGCCGTCCGCGCGGGGGAGGAGGGGGCGATCCTCTCGCACCTTTCCCTCCACGCGCGGGAGGTCATGCTGCTCGCCACCTGCAACCGCACCGAGGTGTACCTCGCCGGAATCGAGGGTGACCCCGTCAGCGCCTTCGAGGGCGCCTGGGGCCACGCGCTGGAGGGCCACCTCTACGTCCACCGGGGGGACGCGGCCGTCGCGCACCTGTACCGGGTGGCGGCCGGGCTGGACAGTCTGGTGATCGGCGAGACGCAGATTCAGGGCCAGGTCAAGCGCGCTTGGCAGGAGGCCCACGCCCGGGGCCTGTCGGGCACGCTGCTGAACAAGATCGCGCAGGGCGCCCTGGCTGCGGGGAAGCGTGTTCGCAGCGAGACGGGCCTGAGCGACAAGGTGGTCAGCGTGTCGAGCGCCGCCGTCGAACTCGCCCAGGCCGCGCTGGGGGACCTTACGCGCCGCACGGCCCTGATCCTCGGTGCGGGCGAGACGGCCGAGCTGACGCTGACCCACCTGCGGGCCGCGGGTGTGCGGGACGTGATCGTGGTCAACCGCACTGAGGCGCGCGCCCGGCAGCTCGCTGACAAACTCGGGGGCCGCGCCTGCGCCGCCGAGTACCTGCACGAGGTCCTGCCGGAAGCCGACGTGGTGATCGCGTCGAGCGCGGCGCCCCACCATGTCCTGAACGGGGTGGGGGTGGAGGCGGCCCTGGCCGGGCGCCCCGGGCGGCCCATGTTCCTGATCGACATCAGCGTGCCGCGCATCCTGGCCCCGGACATCGCCGCCGTGCCCGGCGCGCACCTGTACAACCTCGACGACCTGACCGCCATCGTGAGCCGCAACCTGCAAAGCCGCCGCGCGGCCCTTCCTCGCGCCGAGGCGATCATCCGCGAGGCGGTTTCGGATCTGGCGCGCTGGCACCTCACGCGGGAGGCGCAGATGAGCCGTCAGGAACGGCAATTGGCGCTGGCGAGCGACTGAGCTGGGGAACCACGCCACGAACCGCCTCCCCGTTTTCCCGTACCCTGCCCTCATGTGGACCCGGCTTCCTTCGAGCGCCCTGCGCGTAACCGGCGCGGACCGCGTGGACTTCGTGCAGGGGCAGATGACGAACGACCTGCGGGGCGCCCCCACGCCCGGGGTCGTGGCCTGCGGCTTCCTGAACGTGCGCGGCCAGATCGAGTTCTTCGCGCGGGCCTACAAGCGCGAGGGGGACGTGTACCTCCACCTTGACGCCGGGCAGGCCGAGGCCCTCGCCGCGCGGCTGCGGCGCTACATCATCTTCGACCAGGTCGAGGTGGAGGACCTGTCGGGGGAGTTGCGGACGGTCCACGTCTGGGACGAGGCCGCTGTGCCTGGCTGGAACCCGCAGGGAGGGAGCGCGCAGACTTTCGAGCTGGCGGGGGGAACGGTCCTCGCGGGCCGGGTCGACCGTACGGGAACTCCCGGCGTGGACCTGCATTTCCTGGCCCGCCACGAGGAGGCCGTCCTCGCCGCGCTCGGGGGAGGAGAGGCGCCGCTGGATGCCCTCGATGGGGCGCGGGTCCGGGCGGGCATCCCTGACATCACCCGCGACGGCTTCGTGGGCGTTCTCCCGCAGGAGGTCGGATTGGACGTGGGCGGCCCCCTGCCCTCCATCAGCTACCGCAAGGGCTGCTACGTGGGGCAGGAGATCATGGCCCGGCTGGAGGCGAGGGGTAACGCTCGCTATCACCTCGCCCGATTGCGCGGGGAGGGGCTGCCCGACCACGCCGCGGTGACGCGGGAGGGCCGGGCCGTCGGGCAGGCGGGCCTGCAGGCGGGGGGCCTGAGCCTCGCCCGGCTGCGGAAGGAACTGCTCGCGGGGGATGTGGTGGAGGTCGGCGGCGTGCCCGCGTCCGTGGAGTTCCTGGCCCCCGCCCCCGCCGATGCTTGAGGCCTTCGCCCGCGAGCTGCGCTCCGGGGAGCCCGCCGACCTCACCCGCGCCGCCCGCCGCGCGCAGGTCGTCGCGTTCCTGGCGCTCGCCCTGCCGGGGCTGCCGTTGGGGGGCCTGTACCTGCTGACCCGGCCCACCCCGCTGACCCTGCCCTGGGCCGCCGGGCTCGCCGGGATGGCCGCGCTCCTCGCGCTCGTCGTCCTGCGCCTCGCCCGGCGGGCGGCCCACGGCGGTGCCCAGCCCCCCTCCCACGCAGCCCTCACGGCGGCCATGCAGGGCGGCGCCGCACCCGCCGTGCCCTTTCTGCTGGGGTGTGCCTTCCTGAACCAGCCCGCTGTCCTCGTCCTGCTCTGGGGAGTCGCGGCCCTCGCCCTCGTCCTGGCCTGGTCGAGCGTTCCCCGCTGGGTACGGGCGGCGATAGCCCGGGGCAGCTGACGGGGGCGCTGAGCCATTCGGCGGACGGACCCGGGGCCTGCCTCCCCTACCCTGGGCCCCATGTACGCCGAGACCCCCCGCCTGCTGCTCGTCCCCCTCACGCGCGAGGTCATCGAGCGGCGGCTGACCTGCGACCACTTCACGGCGGAGGTGCCGACCCCCGCTGGCCCGCTGACCGTCACCTACCCGCCCGCCTGGCCCGGCGACCCGCTCCCGATGTTCCCGCACAAGCTCGCCGCCCTCGACCCCGGGAAGGAGGCCTGGAGTGCCACCCTGGTTGAGCGCGCCACCCTGACCGCCGTCGGGCAGATGGGGGCCAAGGGCCAGCCGAGTGAGCAGGGAGACGTGGAGATCGGCTACGGGCTCAACCCGGAAGTCTGGGGCCGGGGCTACGCGACCGAGGCAGTGGGCGCCCTCGTCGCGGCCCTGCTCGCCCGGCCGGACGTGCGGCGGGTCACCGCGCAGACGGCGACGACCAACCCGGCCAGCGCGCGGGTGCTCGAAAAACTGGGCTTCACGCGGGTCGGCACCGCGTGGGACGAGGAGGATGGGGACCTGACCGTGTGGGCGAGAGGGGCGGGGTAGTCGCCCCCCAAACGAACACGCCCCAGCCTGTGCGGCGGGGGCGTGCCTTGGAGGTGCGGCTTAACGGCTCTTGGGGTCCAGCGCGTCGCGCAGGCCGTCACCGAACAGGTTGAAGGCGAGGCTGAAGGTCACGATGAACAGCGCCGGGAAGACCAGCACGTACCAGTAGTCGGGCTTGAGCCAGGGGCGGGCAAATTCGACAAGCTGGCCCCACTCGGCGTACCCGCTCTCGAAGCCCAGACCCAGGAAGGACAGCGCGGCCACGCTGAGGGGCACGGTGCCCAGGTCCAGCACGGCGAGCGTCAGCACGCTGGCGAGGCTGTTGGGAATGACGTGTCTCAGGATCAGACGCCAGTCGCGTGCCCCGAGGCTCCGGGCGGCGTCCACGTATTCCAGTTGCCGGGTCCGCAAGACGTCACCGCGCACCACACGGGCATACCCGGCCCACCCCGCAATGCTAAAGGCGAGGATGATCGGCCCTGTGGGATCGCCCCCGGGATTTTTGGCGCGCAGGATGGTGAGCAGCACGACCGTCAGGATCAGGGGCGGCATGGCGAACAGCACGTCGATGAACCGCTGAATCAGGTTGTCGATCCAGCCGCCGTAGTACCCGCTGACCGCGCCGATGACGACGCCCACCACCAGCGTGATCGCCACGATGATGAACGACATCTTGAGGGCAGTGCGGGCCCCCCAGATCAGGCCGTAGAAGATGCTGTAGCCGTTGGAGGTGCCGAAGATGGCCTCGGGACCGGGCGGCGTGGGCGTCGAGGAGAAGCTGAGGCGCTCAATCTGGTAACAACTGCGCGGGGGAGCGAGGACGGCCTGCCAGAACGCACCACCCAGCGGGTTATAGACCGCGGTAGGGGTGGAGATGTTCAGGTCGCGCAGGCAGTTGCCCTGCGGTGGGGCGATGAGCGGCGCGAACAGGGCGACCAGACCGAACAGCAGCGTGATGACCAGGCCGGTCACGGCCAGCTTGTTGCGCCGCAGCTTCCGCACCGCCGGGCCGGTCCAGAACAGCTCCCAGCGGCTGCGCTTGGGGGCGGGGGCAGGAACAGGAGCAGTGGTCGTCATCAGTCGAACCTCACGCGCGGGTCAACGACCCCATACAGGATGTCCACGACTGTGCTCACCACGACCACGATCAGCGCCGAGAGCAGCGCGAAGCCCAGCACGGCGGGGATGTCCAGGCGCAGCCCGGCGTCCACCATCCACAGCCCCACACCCGGATACCCGAAGATAAACTCGGTGATCAGAGAGCCGCCCAGCAGGTTGATGATCAGGAAGCCGCCCAGCGTCACGATACTCAGCAGCGCGTTGCGGCGGGCATGCTTGTTGTTCACTGTACGGTTAGACAGGCCCTTGGCGCGCGCCGTCCGCACGTAGTCGCTCGTCAGCGCCTCCAGCATATTGTTCCGCATCACCTTCACGATCGTGGCGGCGCTGACCACCGTCAGGGTCGCTGCGGGCAGGATCAGGTGCTGAATCACGTCCCAGGCGATATCCCAGCGGCCATTGAGGGCAGCGTCCAGGCTGAGCAGCCCGGTGTAGCGTCTCAGGTCACCGATGGAGAACTGGTTGATGACATTGACCTGCCCGGCACCGGGAAGCCAGCCCAAATAGCCGTAGAACACCGCCAGCAACACGATGCCCAGCACAAAGGTCGGAAGGCTATAACCGATAATAGTCAGGACACGTAAGATCTGGTCGATCAGCTTGTCCTTGTTCAGGGCACTGAGTGTTCCCAGCCAGATGCCCAGGAGCAGGATCGGGAGGGCCGTGAGCAGCGTCAGCTCAATGGTATTCGGCAACCTCTCACGGATAGTGTCGGTCACGTCCTGGCCGCTGGCACGCGAGAAGCCCAGGTCACCCTGAAGAGTACTGCCGAGCCATTTGCCGTACTGCGTGATGAACGGGGCATCCAGTCCCCGTTCCCTGATAATCGCCTCCAGGCGGGCGGCCTGCTGGTCGCTGCGGATATACCCCGCGGCGCGCTGCTCAGGCGTCAGCAGTTGCGTCAGCCCGACGATCAGCAGGGAGAGCGCGAGCATGACCAGGGGAACCTGGAGCAGCCGCCTAACGATGAAATTGAGCATGGATTCCTCGGGAAGTGGGCCGTGGTCTTCCGGTCAGGGGCGCGGAAGGGGGCCGGAGTGAAAAGCGTGGAGCGAAGGAGCAGCCGGACAGGACGGTCGAGCAGCCTGGGAAGCGAAAGACAGTGTAAACCCTTCGCTGCCGGGGCCGGGAGACCAACCGCCCATATGAGCAGGCAAAGCTGAAGGCCGGATGAAACGAGGTGGCGGGGGGATGGCTGTCCTCTCGCCATCCCCCCGCTGCCCGAGCAGCTTACTTCTTGCTGAGGTTCTTCCAGAA
This region of Deinococcus apachensis DSM 19763 genomic DNA includes:
- a CDS encoding diguanylate cyclase domain-containing protein; translation: METTAVREQGRLAALERYAVLDTLPEAAFDRLTALAARLFGVPISLISLVGSQHTFFKACFGLDMRQTDRSLSFCTHALHSLDVLVVPDLAADARFARHPFVTGAPGLRFYAGAPLVTPDGHTLGTLCILDERPRASFSAQERAALKDFAALVIDELELRLGRLEADRAAQLRETQARSLQDALNLSRLLQGIGDLTDLDLPTGELLPHVVELTGAALDVDWGGLVVIRGDSATSRSAWHSPAGADLARQATREMRREEGGLMWQAAGCDTPLFVSDYARDPGSHADLVAAGVRSAVSVCLGQEGEATYMMTLLRLHQERPWTARDRQLVDAVSRAVRQSLSQSAQRAALRESQEKLRLALEAAPVVLWTTDLSGTFTLVEGRGLAALGAIPAGLVGRSVREAFAGDAAVLTNLDRAFAGESFTTHVEVRGQVFEAHYGPLQDAGGRPAGLVGTGYDVTAAVQAQREAVRAREQAEALLELSHLLDGQADARELAQTALAAVNRALGEGALVLWQRAGDVLRPLATHGDLPLPTWDLPTRQVEAAGVLGGRAVFLTPTELPATLPACAEAGLRGAALLPVALGLPEQAWVLGVYRTGPCEEWSPFERSLLAAAARTLAAGVERQRHLHSLETAARTDILTGLGNRRAFEIDLTAELSRARRQGAAVAVLSVDLDGLKRVNDTLGHARGDTLLREFARALRQCLREEDRVHRLGGDEYAVVLPGVGPAEAAIILERVRGAVDRTRAAGFEGVDASAGVACFPADTQDTADLVRLSDLRMYADKAEKRALQAS
- a CDS encoding HRDC domain-containing protein, with product MTDSPDLPRPDPRPDARLVGLHAERGDPHARLSAALAALEGADWGLTLGGEAALARQLAALLGPGVVRVDERLGVNRAALAEQGLAAAGLDADWTGARAAWLAEPDERLLRRAERAGVPVIVDATLAPGGGWFTRGAALVVYRDGVTLTGFGEGGLALLFGTGESPAPAAPAPADVTVALALRDVATLPLRLARSARTVGLLAERLGGGALPFGPTALLLPPDAAPNTPWLPGGVLAATRSVEGGVVFTPGLQDAETALALLRGQPRPVADPLPLVRELTEVREAEPIARVSGRDSRPERPRQEREFRPPSPQPDLPRPDEAFPDAPEAPARVTFDAPPVEDAAPAEPAPPAEEEVTWTPEIVFSDFEPESLPPLPTPVSGGPDEPELEVQPPLATAEVPEAEPQPEPEVEDTPAEDASPSQPAEPEPAPAAPDLTPDLPSNAGEGGALDPAADLTDEQAAIYARLREWRNAEARRQEVSRFIIASNATLAEIARRVPYTLDDLKAVRGMGPERLRKYGDKILEVVRG
- a CDS encoding AMP nucleosidase translates to MRTKQEIVENWLPRYTGLPLSEFGDYILLTNFLGYLDIFAELTGGSIHDPTKAMPTITADGITLINFTMGSANAATIMDLLSAVEPKAVLFLGKCGGLKRKNKVGDLILPIAAIRGDGTSNDYLPPEIPALPAFSLQRAISSSIRDAGLDYWTGTVYTTNRRVWEHDAAFKEYLTRTRCMAIDMETATVFTVGFANHIPTGALLLVSDQPMVPEGVKTTESDRWVTETFATQHVKIGMQALREIRSVGRSVRHLRFEST
- a CDS encoding isoprenyl transferase, with protein sequence MSRRPLKLAVRTAKKTRDVARGALLWGYEQRLAREVGAHGRLPRHLGLILDGNRRFARASGLQREMGHTFGADKAHEVLQWCLELGIPTVTIWVLSTDNVSRAPEELAHILSLLEREARNLATDPRIHANRVRVRAIGQHHDFPGHVLDALRELEARTAGYDGMLLNIAVGYGGREEIVDAVKQHLAGQAAQGHTLPEVIETLRPEHISAHLYTAGVPDPDFIIRTSGEIRLSGFMLWQSVYSEFYFCDVYWPGFRRVDFLRALREFQGRERRFGK
- a CDS encoding precorrin-2 dehydrogenase/sirohydrochlorin ferrochelatase family protein; this encodes MSLAAFLDLQGERALVVGGGPVALRRVRTLLGAGMGVTVVAPELHPDLLGLPVRAERRPYRPEDVRGVRVVVAATDSAAVNDAVTADARAAGVLVNHAGDAARGTLRFPAVIRRGGVQVAVTTGRELPLLAQAVGERVAALLPDDSAVEAWAGRRERALTLAPAERERELAGLRADIRAALGLAAGGAA
- the hemA gene encoding glutamyl-tRNA reductase; protein product: MTLACPTARAFLAQPRALPPAPLDFVVVGLNHQTAPVEVRERAAVRAGEEGAILSHLSLHAREVMLLATCNRTEVYLAGIEGDPVSAFEGAWGHALEGHLYVHRGDAAVAHLYRVAAGLDSLVIGETQIQGQVKRAWQEAHARGLSGTLLNKIAQGALAAGKRVRSETGLSDKVVSVSSAAVELAQAALGDLTRRTALILGAGETAELTLTHLRAAGVRDVIVVNRTEARARQLADKLGGRACAAEYLHEVLPEADVVIASSAAPHHVLNGVGVEAALAGRPGRPMFLIDISVPRILAPDIAAVPGAHLYNLDDLTAIVSRNLQSRRAALPRAEAIIREAVSDLARWHLTREAQMSRQERQLALASD
- a CDS encoding YgfZ/GcvT domain-containing protein; the protein is MWTRLPSSALRVTGADRVDFVQGQMTNDLRGAPTPGVVACGFLNVRGQIEFFARAYKREGDVYLHLDAGQAEALAARLRRYIIFDQVEVEDLSGELRTVHVWDEAAVPGWNPQGGSAQTFELAGGTVLAGRVDRTGTPGVDLHFLARHEEAVLAALGGGEAPLDALDGARVRAGIPDITRDGFVGVLPQEVGLDVGGPLPSISYRKGCYVGQEIMARLEARGNARYHLARLRGEGLPDHAAVTREGRAVGQAGLQAGGLSLARLRKELLAGDVVEVGGVPASVEFLAPAPADA
- a CDS encoding GNAT family N-acetyltransferase: MYAETPRLLLVPLTREVIERRLTCDHFTAEVPTPAGPLTVTYPPAWPGDPLPMFPHKLAALDPGKEAWSATLVERATLTAVGQMGAKGQPSEQGDVEIGYGLNPEVWGRGYATEAVGALVAALLARPDVRRVTAQTATTNPASARVLEKLGFTRVGTAWDEEDGDLTVWARGAG
- a CDS encoding ABC transporter permease, producing MTTTAPVPAPAPKRSRWELFWTGPAVRKLRRNKLAVTGLVITLLFGLVALFAPLIAPPQGNCLRDLNISTPTAVYNPLGGAFWQAVLAPPRSCYQIERLSFSSTPTPPGPEAIFGTSNGYSIFYGLIWGARTALKMSFIIVAITLVVGVVIGAVSGYYGGWIDNLIQRFIDVLFAMPPLILTVVLLTILRAKNPGGDPTGPIILAFSIAGWAGYARVVRGDVLRTRQLEYVDAARSLGARDWRLILRHVIPNSLASVLTLAVLDLGTVPLSVAALSFLGLGFESGYAEWGQLVEFARPWLKPDYWYVLVFPALFIVTFSLAFNLFGDGLRDALDPKSR